The sequence CCCAACATCCCCAAACCCGACGTCCCCATCGTCTTCCTCCGCGTCGAGATCGAACTCGTCACCGGCAAAGCCATCTTTGATCGCATGATCCGCATCCTCTGCGACCCAAGAGAAGTCCCCAAACCCGTCTACGGTGCCGAACTTATCGGCGTCGGTCTGCAAGAATGATTTAAATTCGGAATGCGAAGTGCGGAATGCGGATGTAACCAATGAATTCTCCACCGCCATGCCCGCTCCATCCCGCAACAACAAAAACCGCCCTTCCTCCAAGGCGAAGACGCTCTATTCCGATTCCCAGCCTCGCGAAGCACGTTTAAACAAACACGCCGTCACCGACACCGCCCTCAAATTTTACGAGGACTCCGACTTCCCCGCCCTTCTCGAAGGCAAGACCGACTCCCTCGTCCTCATCCTCGACTGCATCCAGGACCCTCACAATCTCGGTGCCTGCCTGCGCAGCGCCGATGCCGCCGGTTGCGCGTTGGTGATCATGCCCAAGGACAAAACCGCCCCCATCTCCGAAACCGTCCGCCGCGTCGCCTGTGGTGGAGCCGAAAGCATGCCCCTCGCCCGCGTCACCAATCTCGCCCGCGCCATGGACAAACTGAAAGACCTCGGCTTCTGGATCGTTGGCACCGCCGATGAATCCCCCAAATCCCTCTACCAACTCGACCTCAAAGGCAATATCGCCATCGTTGTCGGAGCCGAAGGCGAAGGCATGCGCCGTCTCACCGGCGAAAAATGCGACTTCCTGGGCCGCATTCCCATGGGCGATTCCTCCACCGTCCCCTGCCTCAACGTCTCCGTCGCCACCGGCGTCTGCCTCTTCGAAGCCGTGCGCCAGCGGCAGTAACTCCAGTTCGAGCATGTAATCTTCTCGACCATCTAAACCGGATATAGCCCGCTTAGAGGAGATATTCCCTCCGCGTCGAATCGCTATTAGAGACATCAAAGGCGTCGGACCTGAAGTCGGCGAATACATGAAGGACT comes from Phragmitibacter flavus and encodes:
- the rlmB gene encoding 23S rRNA (guanosine(2251)-2'-O)-methyltransferase RlmB gives rise to the protein MPAPSRNNKNRPSSKAKTLYSDSQPREARLNKHAVTDTALKFYEDSDFPALLEGKTDSLVLILDCIQDPHNLGACLRSADAAGCALVIMPKDKTAPISETVRRVACGGAESMPLARVTNLARAMDKLKDLGFWIVGTADESPKSLYQLDLKGNIAIVVGAEGEGMRRLTGEKCDFLGRIPMGDSSTVPCLNVSVATGVCLFEAVRQRQ